The Vicia villosa cultivar HV-30 ecotype Madison, WI unplaced genomic scaffold, Vvil1.0 ctg.002580F_1_1, whole genome shotgun sequence genome window below encodes:
- the LOC131639288 gene encoding WRKY DNA-binding transcription factor 70-like, with the protein MASNIEHGKAMEEIMRGYLLWTWMKVATCKTTTFPTRGPYKRRNTTLEKVTETLIDDDGHQWRKYGQKKINNTQYSRNYYRCTHKYDQGCLTTKQVERIQQKPPLYKTTYYGHHTCGNLPNPHIIHDPSVDTNSSVLLSFNNTFPVPTKQDCPFLSSSSPSSHDLVNKEILLDDNNSMLFTDTAFDNSNFTSHVPNLSSILETDHENMIKYGFMYDFGDFDDDFFLPFDGF; encoded by the exons ATGGCATCTAATATA GAACATGGAAAGGCAATGGAGGAGATTATGAGAGGCT ATCTATTGTGGACTTGGATGAAAGTTGCAACTTGCAAAACTACTACTTTTCCTACAAGAGGACCTTACAAAAGAAG AAACACTACACTGGAAAAGGTGACTGAAACTCTCATAGATGATGATGGTCATCAATGGAGAAAGTATGGGCAAAAAAAGATCaacaatactcaatactcaag GAACTACTACAGGTGTACTCACAAGTATGATCAAGGATGTCTAACAACAAAACAGGTGGAGAGAATTCAACAAAAACCACCCTTGTATAAAACCACCTATTATGGCCACCACACTTGTGGAAACTTGCCCAACCCTCACATCATACATGACCCTAGTGTCGACACTAATTCCTCCGTATTGCTTAGCTTTAACAACACATTCCCAGTTCCAACAAAACAAGACTGTCCCTTTTtatcatcatcatctccttccTCACATGATTTAGTGAATAAAGAAATACTTTTAGACGACAATAATAGCATGCTCTTCACTGATACAGCTTTTGATAACTCTAACTTTACAAGTCATGTTCCTAATCTATCATCAATACTTGAAACTGATCACGAGAATATGATAAAGTATGGTTTCATGTATGATTTTGGGGATTTTGATGATGATTTCTTTCTCCCTTTTGATGGGTTTTGA